Part of the Neisseria brasiliensis genome is shown below.
CTGCTGCCACGTGGTACGGCTTTGAAACCGTGGGCTTGCTTGGTGCTGGTTGGATTTGTGTTTTACCGTGTGCAACCTTTGTCGGAAGGCCGTCTGAAAGTGTGGGTGTGGGATGCGGGGCAGGGTTTGTCGGTATTGATGCAAACGCGCGAACACCGTTTGCTGTTCGATACCGGCACGGCGCATGCGGCGGGTGCGGGCATTGTGCCGAGCTTGAATGCGCTGGGCATTCGGCGGCTGGATAAACTGGTGTTGTCGCATCACGACATCGATCACGACGGCGGCTATGCGGCCATTCAGCGCGGCCAACCGCCAGAAAAGCTGCTGGCCGGTCAGCCTGAATTTTATCCGCAGGCCGAGTTTTGCGATGAATCGCAATGGATGTGGGACGGTGTGGCCTTTGAATTTTTAAGGCCGTCTGAAGCGCATTCGGGTAAGGATGACAATGATAAGAGCTGTGTGCTGCGCGTGTTGGCCGACGGGAAGGCGCTGCTGATTACCGGCGATATGGGGCAGAAGGGCGAGCTGGATTTGGTGCAAAAATACGGTGATGCGTTGTATAGCCAAATATTGGTGTTAGGGCATCACGGCAGCAATACCGCCAGCGCGAGTGCATTTTTGAATGCGGTGTCACCGCAATATGCCATAGCTTCAAGCGGTTATGCGAATAGTTACGGCCATCCGACTAAGGCGGTGCAAAACAAAGTTGCGGCGCATGGGGCGACATTGTTGCGTACGGATTTATCGGGTGCACTGGTATTCGAATTGGGCGGTGGGGCGGAAGTTTTTCAAGGCCGTCTGAAACAAGGAAAGTTTTATTGGCAGAAAAAGCCATTTGATTGAGTGAATCCAATCAAAAAATGCGTTCAGACGGCCTGAGCACAAACTTAACAAAAGTATAGTTATCCTTACTTTGTGTGAATTCGGCTGTGGATAATCAGGTTTGTGGATTGAAATTTAAAGAAAAAATTGGATTGTTTAAAAAATAGGCAAAGTAATTTTTATGCAAAAAGCGCTGAATCCGTCAAGCTTAAAGTATGATTTCAGACGGCATTTTGTTGCGAATTGGAGATGGCTTGGGAATAGTCATCACGGGATAAGTTTGGCTGATATCCGTGATTAAAGTGTGTGATGATGTGTGAATCATGTGGATAACTGGTTTTATTGTTTGAATTTTAATGAGAAAAAATTATTGCTCAAAATTTAAGCAATAATAAAGAGGCCGATACCTTTGCAAAAATCGTCAATTTTCAGAAATCTTCAAACCGTCATTCCCGCGTAGGCGGGAATCTAGAACGTAAAATTACTGAAATAATTAAATATTCCTGAAAATTATCAGTCTGGATTCCCGCCTACGCGGGAATGACGGGTATAGTTTTCTTGGTTCAAATTGAGTTTTACAAAAGTCTCAGGCCGTCTGAAAAATTTCTTTTCAGACAGCCTGATAATTGGATACATGAAGCTAGGGTAACAGCTTACCCGGATTCATAATATTGTGCGGATCCAATTGCGCTTTAATGGCGCGCATTAAGGCGATTTCGGCCGCATCGCGCACATGCGGAATCCAATGGTTTTTGATTTCGCCGATGCCGTGTTCGGCTGCGATGGTGCCTTGGTGTTTTAGGATATGTTCATAAACGATGGTGTTGATGATGTTTTCGTATTCATACACTTCGTTGCTTAGGATGTCGGGCAGGAAGGTGTTGTAATGCAGGCTGCCGTCGCCCAAATGACCGAAGCAGACAATTTGGATATCGGCAAAACGAGTTTTTAAGGCGGCGGCGCATTCGGATACAAAATCAGCCACATTTGCAATTGGGGTGGCGATGTCATGCTTAATGCTGGTGCCTAAATTGCGTTGGGAAGCGGAGATGTTTTCGCGCAGAGTCCACAATTCTTGGCGTTCTTGTTCGGATTGTGCTAACACGCTGTTTTCATAGCCTTGGGCATAAAGGTATTCGGCCAATTGATCGGCCAAATCGGTATCAGGAACAGAATCGGTCAATTCCATCAAGATATGCCAATCGGCATCAGTGGGCTTGGTTAATTGACTGAATTCAGACGATAAATCTAAGGCGAAGCGGCTGATAAGCTCGAAGCTGGATAAGCGTTCGGCAAAGTGGCCTTGGATTTGGGTGAGCAGCTTCACCGCTTCATTGATGCTGGCTAAACCAATCCATGCGGTGGCGGTGGTTTGTGGGCGGGCGAAAAGCTTTAAGGTGGCGGCGGTAATCACGCCGAGCGTGCCTTCACTGCCGATAAATAAGTGGCGCAGGTCGTAGCCGGTGGTGTTTTTATGCAGAGGTTGCAGGTGTGAAACCAATTCGCCGTTGGGTAAGACGATTTCCAAGCCTAAGACTAAATCGCGCATCGCACCGTAGCGCAACACATTCAGGCCGCCGGCATTGCAGGCGATGTTGCCGCCGATTTGGCAGGAGCCTTCGCTGGCCAAACTTAAGGGAAACAAGCGGCCGGCATTGGCTGCGGCTTCTTGTGCGTGTTGCAAAATCATGCCGGCTTCGACCGTCATGCTGTTATCCGCCAGATTGATTTCGCGCAGTTTGTTGAGCTTGGAAAGATTAAGCAGCACGCCTTGACGGGCGACCGCCGCGCCGCATAAGCCAGTGTTGCCGCCTTGCGGGGTGATGGTAATGCGATTTTCATGACAAAAGCGCAGGATTTTTTGCACGCTTTTAACGGAATTGGGTTGCAGGATAATATCCGGTGTGGAAGTGAAGCGGCGGCGTTGGTCGATGATGAGCGAGGGGGTTGGCTCGATAATTTCTGAAGCATCGAGAAATGATTGAAACGAGGTGAGTAGCGGGGTATCCATGCTGGCCTGATGATTGGTTTTGTTTTGTGATGAATCAGGATTATAGCGCAAATCTGTAAAGAAGCTGGGTGCAAGTAAAAGGGTATAACAGGCCGTCTGAAAAACAAAAAGCAGGATACTTATAAAAAGTATCCTGCTTTTTTATTCTGAATCAGAATATTAGTTAGCAGCAGAAGCGGCAGAAGCAGCAGCTTCAGTCGCTACGGCAGCAGCAGAAGCGGCTTCGGTAGCAGCATCAGAAGCTTCAGAAGCAGCTTCAACAGTTGCTTCGGTAGCAGCAGAAGCAGCTTCAGTAGCAGCAGAAGCGGCAGCGTCAGCAGCAGAAGCAGCAGCTTCAGTAGCAACAGAGGCAGCAGAAGCAGCTTCAGCAGCAGCATCTTTAGCTGGCTCAGAACCACCACAAGCAGCCAAAGTCAAAGACAACAAAGCAGCAGCAAACAATGAATTTTTCATTTTATAACCTTCTTTTTTAAATCGATTTAAAGTAAAAACTAAAAAACGGCCGCATAGCGGCCTCTACAGTAGAAATTCATTACTGAATTTTCTTAATTATGCCCCACCGTATAAGCCATTGCAACGGCGCACAATTAAGAGAGAGCGCAGAATGAATTGCTTAGTTTGAAAAAATAACAAAATAGCTCCAGATTTTTGGAAATTTTGTAACAATTCTTCAGTAAAATCCCGGCTAAATATTTTTGAATTCAACTATTTATTCTGTTGAATAACAGAGTTTGTGACAATCTCGTGAAAATTTAAGCCAAGTGTTAAATTTTGAGAAATTTTTGCAATTTGGTTGTGGAAAAGCAACAATAAATATTAATTTTGTGAAAAGTCGGGTTTTAATTTGCAAGTGGCGAAAGATGGTGCTTACCGGCTTTTATTAGCGCCGTCAGAATGACACACTTCAAGCAGCGGCTCTGTGTTAGAATGCAGCTTGTATCAACGTGGTAACAATTAACAAGGACGACAAAATGGCGATTGCTAAAAATTCAGTAGTATCCCTGCATTACGAAATGTACGATGCCAACAATCAATTATTGGATAAAACCGAAGAGCCTATCGTGTATCTGCATGGCGGCTACGATGGTATTTTCCCATTGGTTGAAGAAGCATTACACGGCAAAAATGTCGGTGAGACCGTAGAAGTGGCATTGTCGCCTGATGATGCGTTTGGCGAACAAGATCCGGAATTGGTGCGCATTGAAGATGTTGGTGTGTTCCCGGTTGAAGTAGAAGTGGGCATGATGTTTGAAGCCGATGATCCCGAAACCGGCGAAGTATTGATCTATCGTGTAACCGATGTGGCCGACGGTAAAGCCGTGGTTGATGGCAACCATCCTTTGGCCGGCATGAAAGTGTTGTTTAAAGCGACTGTCGACGGTATCCGTGAAGCATCTGCCGAAGAAATCGAACACGGCCATGTACATGGCCCGCATGGTCACCATCACTAATTTGTGAACGGATAATAAAAGGCCGTCTGAAAAGTTTTGACCTGTGTGTCGAACCCTTCAGACGGCCTTTGGTCTGAATGGGTGCAGTCAAACAGTTGATTGAAAAGATTACCAAATCTTGGCTTAAATCAAATCAAGCCGAGAAAAATACGCTTTATTGGCGGCCTACGTCGGATTACATATTTGATACCGCACAATCTATATTAAGATTAGCCTCACCACATTCTTAACCGCAACGGCAGATTTACGCGATGAACTCATTAGAAATACGAGCCGGCGAATACGGCATCGATTTAGGCTTTTACGACATCA
Proteins encoded:
- a CDS encoding FAD-binding oxidoreductase encodes the protein MDTPLLTSFQSFLDASEIIEPTPSLIIDQRRRFTSTPDIILQPNSVKSVQKILRFCHENRITITPQGGNTGLCGAAVARQGVLLNLSKLNKLREINLADNSMTVEAGMILQHAQEAAANAGRLFPLSLASEGSCQIGGNIACNAGGLNVLRYGAMRDLVLGLEIVLPNGELVSHLQPLHKNTTGYDLRHLFIGSEGTLGVITAATLKLFARPQTTATAWIGLASINEAVKLLTQIQGHFAERLSSFELISRFALDLSSEFSQLTKPTDADWHILMELTDSVPDTDLADQLAEYLYAQGYENSVLAQSEQERQELWTLRENISASQRNLGTSIKHDIATPIANVADFVSECAAALKTRFADIQIVCFGHLGDGSLHYNTFLPDILSNEVYEYENIINTIVYEHILKHQGTIAAEHGIGEIKNHWIPHVRDAAEIALMRAIKAQLDPHNIMNPGKLLP
- a CDS encoding FKBP-type peptidyl-prolyl cis-trans isomerase, translating into MAIAKNSVVSLHYEMYDANNQLLDKTEEPIVYLHGGYDGIFPLVEEALHGKNVGETVEVALSPDDAFGEQDPELVRIEDVGVFPVEVEVGMMFEADDPETGEVLIYRVTDVADGKAVVDGNHPLAGMKVLFKATVDGIREASAEEIEHGHVHGPHGHHH